In Leptospira kanakyensis, a genomic segment contains:
- a CDS encoding SH3 domain-containing protein, with the protein MKNRISILVILLFPLVLKSEKLIFGENSISSNEMILQLENSKALYFLNGEGDGCDGFTASFTYSEDIYNFFNVNSNCKNKKLKDFKCITKIDEESIKYQEYLHCDNKLVLYNKSKKVNEGLIRNFKGIQVITQGLKDATVTSNLKMREKPSKGSKSFECFFSHLDDESISNKEISFIPKNYTITVIAKTKNEDYIGDKKNFWYLIFPISDSYNGCLLKNSDQKEGWVFGEYIKLDN; encoded by the coding sequence TCCCATTAGTTTTAAAATCTGAAAAATTAATATTCGGGGAGAACTCCATAAGTTCAAATGAAATGATCTTACAATTGGAAAATTCAAAAGCTTTATATTTTCTAAATGGTGAAGGAGATGGCTGCGATGGTTTTACAGCAAGTTTTACATATTCAGAAGATATTTATAATTTCTTTAATGTTAACTCAAATTGTAAAAACAAAAAATTAAAAGATTTCAAATGTATTACTAAAATTGATGAAGAATCTATCAAATATCAAGAATATTTACATTGTGACAACAAACTAGTTTTGTATAATAAAAGTAAAAAGGTAAATGAAGGATTAATTAGAAATTTCAAAGGAATTCAAGTTATTACTCAAGGTTTAAAAGATGCTACAGTTACTTCTAATCTAAAAATGAGAGAAAAACCTTCGAAAGGTTCAAAATCATTTGAATGCTTTTTTAGTCACTTGGATGATGAAAGTATAAGTAATAAGGAAATTTCGTTTATACCAAAAAATTACACAATTACGGTTATTGCTAAAACAAAAAATGAGGATTATATTGGTGATAAGAAAAATTTCTGGTATTTGATTTTTCCTATCTCTGATTCATATAATGGATGTTTATTAAAAAATTCTGACCAAAAAGAAGGTTGGGTTTTTGGAGAATACATCAAATTGGATAACTAG